The following are encoded together in the Streptococcus oralis genome:
- the infC gene encoding translation initiation factor IF-3, with translation MKTIAKQDLFINDEIRVREVRLIGLEGEQLGIKPLSEAQALADSANVDLVLIQPQAKPPVAKIMDYGKFKFEYQKKQKEQRKKQSVVTVKEVRLSPTIDKGDFDTKLRNARKFLEKGNKVKVSIRFKGRMITHKEIGAKVLAEFAEATQDIAIIEQRAKMDGRQMFMQLAPATDKK, from the coding sequence GTGAAAACCATAGCAAAGCAAGACTTATTCATCAATGATGAAATTCGTGTACGTGAAGTTCGCTTGATCGGTCTTGAGGGAGAACAGCTAGGCATCAAGCCACTCAGTGAAGCGCAAGCATTAGCTGATAGTGCAAATGTTGACTTAGTATTGATTCAACCCCAAGCAAAACCACCTGTTGCTAAAATTATGGACTACGGTAAGTTCAAATTTGAGTACCAGAAAAAGCAAAAAGAACAACGTAAAAAACAAAGTGTTGTTACTGTGAAAGAAGTTCGTCTGAGTCCAACTATTGACAAGGGTGACTTTGACACAAAACTTCGCAATGCACGCAAGTTCCTTGAAAAAGGAAATAAAGTTAAGGTATCCATTCGCTTTAAAGGGCGTATGATCACCCATAAAGAGATTGGTGCAAAAGTTTTAGCCGAGTTTGCTGAAGCAACACAAGATATTGCAATCATCGAACAACGAGCTAAGATGGATGGACGCCAAATGTTCATGCAGTTGGCGCCAGCAACTGACAAAAAATAA
- a CDS encoding PhoH family protein encodes MKEHSIDIQLSHPDDLFHLFGSNERHLRLMEEELDVVIHARTEIVQVLGEETACEEARQVIQALMVLVNRGMTVGTPDVVTAISMVKNDEIDKFVALYEEEIIKDNTGKPIRVKTLGQKLYVDSVKQHDVTFGIGPAGTGKTFLAVTLAVTALKRGQVKRIILTRPAVEAGESLGFLPGDLKEKVDPYLRPVYDALYQILGKDQTTRLMEREIIEIAPLAYMRGRTLDDAFVILDEAQNTTIMQMKMFLTRLGFNSKMIVNGDISQIDLPRNVKSGLIDAQEKLKNIHQIDFVHFSAKDVVRHPVVAQIIRAYEPASVKNEEKKEETE; translated from the coding sequence TTGAAGGAACATTCAATAGACATTCAACTGAGTCATCCAGATGACTTGTTCCATCTTTTTGGATCCAACGAGCGCCATCTTCGTTTGATGGAAGAAGAGCTCGATGTGGTGATTCATGCCCGTACGGAGATTGTCCAGGTTTTGGGCGAAGAGACTGCCTGTGAGGAAGCCCGTCAGGTTATTCAGGCTTTGATGGTCTTGGTGAATCGGGGGATGACCGTTGGCACGCCAGATGTGGTGACTGCGATTAGCATGGTCAAAAACGATGAAATCGACAAGTTTGTCGCCCTTTACGAAGAAGAAATTATCAAAGACAATACTGGGAAACCGATCCGTGTCAAAACCTTGGGTCAAAAGCTTTATGTGGACAGTGTCAAACAGCATGATGTGACCTTTGGAATCGGACCTGCAGGGACAGGGAAGACCTTTCTTGCAGTGACCTTGGCAGTGACAGCTCTTAAACGTGGGCAAGTCAAGCGGATTATCCTTACTCGTCCAGCAGTGGAAGCAGGTGAGAGTCTAGGATTTCTTCCGGGTGATCTTAAGGAGAAGGTGGATCCTTATCTTCGACCAGTTTATGATGCCTTGTATCAGATTCTCGGCAAAGACCAAACGACTCGTCTTATGGAGCGTGAAATTATCGAAATAGCGCCTCTTGCCTACATGCGTGGGCGGACCTTGGATGATGCCTTTGTCATTCTCGATGAAGCACAAAATACGACCATCATGCAGATGAAGATGTTCTTGACTCGTTTAGGATTTAATTCGAAGATGATTGTCAATGGAGATATCAGTCAGATTGACCTGCCACGTAACGTCAAGTCCGGTTTGATTGATGCCCAAGAAAAGCTCAAGAACATTCACCAAATCGACTTTGTTCATTTTTCAGCCAAGGATGTGGTTCGCCATCCAGTTGTCGCTCAGATTATCCGAGCTTATGAACCAGCTTCAGTTAAAAATGAAGAAAAGAAGGAAGAAACAGAATAG
- a CDS encoding GNAT family N-acetyltransferase, with product MESIFVKFAQYPSIETERLLLRPVTLDDAEAMFEYASDRENTRYTFPTNQSLEETKNNIAQFYLASPLGRWGIELKSNGQFIGTIDLHKIDPLLKKAAIGYIINQKYWNQGLMTEANRAVIELAFEKIGMNKLTALHDKDNPASGKVMEKSGMRFSHEEPYARMDNKEPGRMITRVHYVLTKEDYFANK from the coding sequence ATGGAATCAATATTTGTGAAATTTGCCCAGTATCCATCAATAGAAACGGAGCGTTTGTTGCTCCGACCTGTAACCTTGGACGATGCAGAAGCTATGTTTGAGTATGCCTCAGACAGAGAAAATACACGCTACACTTTTCCAACAAATCAAAGCCTAGAAGAAACCAAGAACAACATCGCTCAGTTTTACTTGGCTAGTCCCTTGGGCCGTTGGGGAATCGAATTAAAAAGCAATGGTCAGTTTATTGGTACCATTGACTTGCACAAGATCGACCCCCTTCTCAAAAAAGCAGCTATTGGTTACATTATCAACCAAAAGTATTGGAATCAGGGATTGATGACAGAAGCCAATCGTGCCGTGATTGAACTGGCTTTTGAGAAGATTGGAATGAACAAGTTGACCGCTCTTCACGATAAAGACAATCCCGCATCAGGAAAGGTCATGGAGAAATCAGGTATGCGTTTTTCCCACGAAGAACCCTATGCCAGAATGGATAATAAAGAACCAGGTCGAATGATCACAAGGGTTCATTATGTCTTGACTAAGGAAGACTATTTTGCAAATAAATAA
- the cvfB gene encoding CvfB family protein, which translates to MNTNLASFIVGLIIDENDRFYFVQKDGQTYALAKEEGQHTVGDTVKGFAYTDMKQKLRLTTLEVTATQDQFGWGTVTEVRKDLGVFVDTGLPDKEIVVSLDILPELKELWPKKGDKLYIRLEVDKKDRIWGLLAYQEDFQRLARPAYNNMQNQNWPAIVYRLKLSGTFVYLPENNMLGFIHPSERYAEPRLGQVLDARVIGFREVDRTLNLSLKPRSFEMLESDAQMILTYLESNGGFMTLNDKSSPEDIKATFGISKGQFKKALGGLMKAGKIKQDQFGTELI; encoded by the coding sequence ATGAATACAAATCTTGCAAGTTTTATCGTTGGACTCATCATCGATGAAAATGACCGTTTTTACTTTGTGCAAAAGGATGGTCAGACCTATGCTCTTGCCAAGGAAGAAGGCCAACATACAGTAGGGGATACGGTCAAAGGTTTTGCCTACACGGATATGAAGCAAAAACTCCGCTTGACCACTCTAGAAGTGACTGCCACTCAGGACCAATTTGGCTGGGGAACCGTAACAGAAGTTCGTAAGGATTTGGGTGTCTTTGTCGATACCGGTCTACCTGATAAGGAAATCGTTGTGTCACTCGATATCCTCCCTGAGCTCAAGGAACTCTGGCCTAAGAAAGGTGATAAACTTTACATCCGTCTTGAAGTGGACAAGAAAGACCGAATCTGGGGACTTTTGGCGTATCAGGAAGACTTCCAACGTCTGGCTCGTCCTGCTTACAACAACATGCAGAACCAAAACTGGCCAGCCATTGTTTACCGTCTCAAGCTGTCAGGAACATTTGTTTACCTACCAGAGAATAACATGCTTGGTTTCATTCACCCAAGTGAACGTTACGCAGAGCCACGTTTGGGGCAAGTGCTAGATGCGCGTGTCATCGGTTTCCGTGAAGTGGACCGTACCTTGAACCTATCCCTCAAACCACGTTCTTTTGAGATGTTGGAAAGTGATGCTCAGATGATTTTGACCTACTTGGAAAGCAATGGCGGTTTCATGACCTTGAATGATAAGTCTTCTCCTGAGGACATCAAGGCAACCTTTGGTATCTCTAAAGGTCAGTTCAAGAAAGCACTCGGTGGCTTGATGAAGGCTGGTAAAATCAAGCAAGACCAGTTTGGTACAGAGTTGATTTAA
- the ald gene encoding alanine dehydrogenase, with translation MLIGIPKEIKNNENRVALTPAGVHSLVSRGHRVLIETNAGLGSGFTDSDYQKQGAEIVATAAEAWAAELVVKVKEPLASEYGYLRDDLLLFTYLHMAAAPELAEAMLAAKTTGIAYETVRDNQGQLPLLVPMSEVAGRMAVQIGAHFLTKQAGGSGVLLGGVPGVPKGKVTIIGGGVVGTHAARIALGLGAQVTILDISAKRLSVLEEVFGNQIQTLMSNSFNIEASVRDADVVIGAVLIPGAKAPKLVTDEMVKQMRPGSVIVDVAVDQGGVIETADRVTTHDEPVYEKYGVLHYAVANIPGAVARTSTIALTNVTLPYIEALAGKGFTQAIAEDEGLRQGVTTYKGYLTSLPVAQGLAKEHTSIDELV, from the coding sequence ATGTTAATCGGAATTCCAAAAGAAATTAAAAATAACGAAAACCGCGTTGCCCTCACTCCTGCTGGCGTCCACAGTTTAGTCAGCCGTGGACATCGCGTCCTCATCGAAACAAATGCTGGTCTCGGTTCAGGATTTACTGATTCGGACTATCAAAAGCAAGGAGCTGAGATTGTCGCTACTGCTGCTGAAGCCTGGGCTGCCGAGTTAGTCGTGAAAGTAAAAGAGCCACTAGCTTCTGAATATGGTTATCTGCGCGACGATCTTCTTCTCTTCACCTACTTGCACATGGCCGCTGCGCCAGAATTAGCAGAAGCTATGTTAGCAGCCAAAACAACAGGAATTGCCTATGAAACTGTTCGTGACAATCAAGGACAACTACCGCTCCTCGTTCCTATGAGTGAGGTTGCAGGTCGTATGGCTGTTCAAATCGGAGCTCACTTCCTTACTAAGCAAGCTGGTGGTTCTGGTGTCCTACTAGGTGGTGTACCAGGTGTTCCAAAAGGAAAAGTAACCATCATCGGTGGTGGTGTCGTCGGTACACATGCTGCCCGCATTGCCCTTGGTCTTGGTGCTCAAGTGACTATTTTAGATATCAGCGCTAAGCGTCTCTCAGTTCTAGAAGAAGTCTTTGGAAACCAAATCCAAACTCTTATGTCTAATTCATTCAACATCGAAGCAAGTGTGAGAGATGCTGATGTGGTGATTGGTGCAGTTCTCATCCCTGGTGCCAAAGCACCGAAATTGGTGACAGATGAGATGGTCAAACAAATGCGTCCAGGCTCTGTCATTGTTGACGTTGCCGTTGACCAAGGTGGCGTTATCGAGACAGCTGACCGTGTGACAACACACGATGAACCTGTCTATGAAAAATACGGTGTTCTCCACTATGCCGTTGCCAATATCCCTGGTGCGGTCGCCCGTACTTCTACTATCGCCCTAACCAATGTCACTCTTCCTTATATCGAGGCATTGGCTGGCAAAGGATTCACACAAGCAATTGCTGAAGATGAAGGCTTGCGTCAAGGTGTGACCACTTATAAAGGTTACTTAACTAGCCTCCCAGTTGCTCAAGGCCTCGCTAAAGAGCACACGTCTATCGACGAACTTGTTTAA
- a CDS encoding helix-hairpin-helix domain-containing protein, translating into MEAIIEKIKEYKIIVICAGLGLALGGFFLLKPSTQKPVTETNLQAEVAAVSKDSSSEKEIKKEEKEESAEQDLITVDVKGAVKSPGIYDLPVGSRVHDAVQKAGGLTDEADSKSLNLAQKVSDEALVYVPTKGEEAASQQAASGTTPSTSKDKKVNLNKASLEELKQVKGLGRKRAQDIIDHREANGKFKSVDELKKVSGIGAKTIEKLKDYVTVD; encoded by the coding sequence ATGGAAGCAATTATCGAGAAAATCAAAGAGTATAAAATCATTGTCATCTGTGCTGGTTTGGGTTTGGCCTTGGGCGGATTTTTCTTGCTAAAACCATCTACACAAAAACCCGTCACAGAAACAAATTTGCAGGCTGAAGTTGCAGCTGTTTCAAAGGATTCATCATCTGAAAAGGAAATCAAGAAGGAAGAAAAGGAAGAATCTGCTGAACAAGATCTAATCACGGTAGATGTCAAAGGTGCTGTTAAATCGCCAGGGATTTATGATTTGCCAGTAGGAAGTCGAGTTCATGATGCCGTTCAGAAGGCAGGTGGCTTGACAGATGAGGCAGATAGCAAGTCGCTCAATCTAGCACAGAAAGTCAGTGACGAGGCTCTTGTCTATGTTCCAACTAAGGGAGAAGAAGCGGCTAGTCAGCAGGCTGCCTCAGGAACGACTCCTTCGACAAGTAAAGATAAGAAGGTCAACCTCAATAAAGCTAGTCTGGAAGAACTCAAGCAGGTCAAAGGCTTGGGAAGAAAGCGAGCACAGGATATTATCGACCATCGTGAGGCAAATGGCAAATTCAAGTCGGTAGATGAATTAAAGAAAGTCTCTGGTATTGGCGCTAAGACCATAGAAAAGCTAAAAGATTATGTCACAGTGGATTAA
- the rplT gene encoding 50S ribosomal protein L20, whose amino-acid sequence MARVKGGVVSRKRRKRILKLAKGYYGAKHILFRTAKEQVMNSYYYAYRDRRQKKRDFRKLWITRINAAARLNGLSYSQLMHGLKLAEIEVNRKMLADLAVNDAAAFTALADAAKAKLGK is encoded by the coding sequence ATGGCACGTGTTAAAGGTGGCGTTGTATCACGCAAACGTCGTAAACGTATTCTTAAATTAGCAAAAGGTTACTATGGAGCTAAACACATCTTGTTCCGTACTGCAAAAGAACAAGTAATGAACTCTTACTACTATGCATACCGTGACCGTCGTCAGAAAAAACGTGACTTCCGTAAATTGTGGATCACTCGTATCAATGCGGCAGCTCGTTTGAACGGACTTTCATACTCACAATTGATGCATGGTTTGAAATTGGCTGAAATCGAAGTTAACCGTAAAATGCTTGCTGACTTGGCTGTTAACGATGCAGCAGCTTTCACAGCTCTTGCAGATGCAGCTAAAGCAAAACTTGGTAAATAA
- a CDS encoding GrpB family protein, translating to MIKKLEEMSLEELWQLFPIFLVEHKSEWKDWYESEKTSLKKILGANVIKRIEHIGSTAIPNIWAKNIVDILLEVGKIEDLARVRDLLVKNGWLVMSESPNRISLNKGYTEQGFAEKVFHLHLRMTGDHNEIYFRDYLCQHPDIAQAYQELKLSLWKKFEHNRDAYTDAKTDFINHYVSEAKSSNFQESEKCH from the coding sequence ATGATAAAGAAACTTGAAGAAATGAGTTTAGAGGAACTCTGGCAACTTTTTCCTATTTTTCTAGTAGAGCACAAGTCAGAGTGGAAAGACTGGTATGAATCGGAAAAAACAAGTCTGAAAAAAATATTGGGTGCAAATGTTATTAAAAGAATAGAACATATCGGTAGCACTGCTATCCCTAATATTTGGGCCAAAAATATCGTTGACATTCTGTTAGAAGTAGGTAAAATAGAGGATTTAGCAAGAGTTAGGGATTTATTGGTGAAGAATGGTTGGCTAGTGATGTCGGAGAGTCCTAACAGGATTTCGCTAAATAAAGGATATACAGAGCAGGGATTTGCTGAGAAAGTTTTTCATTTACATTTGCGAATGACAGGAGATCATAACGAGATTTATTTTAGAGATTATCTCTGCCAGCATCCTGATATCGCCCAAGCGTATCAGGAATTAAAACTCAGTTTGTGGAAGAAATTTGAACACAACCGAGACGCCTATACTGATGCGAAAACGGATTTTATAAACCACTACGTTTCAGAGGCTAAGTCCAGTAATTTTCAAGAATCAGAAAAGTGTCATTAA
- a CDS encoding membrane protein, translating to MKDISLFLLKKVFKSRLNWIILLLFASVLGVTFYLNSQTANSHSLESELETRLVKDERIVNENEVKLSQMSDTSSEEYQIVKSNLDSQKNLLTQKKEILALLKEGRWKEAYYLQWQDEEKNYEVMSNQPTSSSELKMASDRQRKIYQALYPLNIKAHNLEYPTHGIDQIVWILEAIIPSLFVIGIIFMLTQLFAERYQNHLDTAQLYPFSKATFAMSSLGVGVSYVTVLFIGICGFSFLVGSLISGFGQLDYPYPFYSLTNQEVTIGKIQDVLFPSLLLAFLAFIVIVEVVYLIAYFFKQKMPVLFLSLIGIVGLLFGIQTIQPLQSIAHLIPFTYLRSVEILSGRLPKQIDNINLNWSMGMVLLPCLIILLLVGILFIERWGSSRKKEVFNRS from the coding sequence ATGAAAGATATTAGCCTATTTTTATTAAAGAAAGTTTTCAAAAGTCGTTTAAACTGGATTATCTTACTTTTATTTGCATCTGTACTCGGTGTTACCTTTTATTTAAATAGTCAGACTGCAAACTCACACAGCTTGGAGAGCGAGTTGGAAACCCGTCTTGTAAAAGATGAGAGAATCGTCAATGAAAATGAAGTGAAGCTTTCCCAAATGTCTGACACCAGCTCGGAGGAATACCAGATTGTTAAAAGTAATTTAGACTCGCAAAAAAATCTTTTGACTCAAAAGAAAGAAATTCTGGCTTTGTTAAAAGAAGGACGCTGGAAAGAAGCCTATTATTTGCAGTGGCAAGATGAAGAGAAGAATTATGAAGTTATGTCAAATCAACCGACTTCTAGCTCTGAATTAAAAATGGCGAGCGACCGCCAACGGAAGATTTACCAAGCCCTGTATCCCTTGAATATAAAAGCCCACAATTTAGAATATCCGACCCACGGGATTGATCAGATTGTCTGGATTTTAGAGGCTATCATCCCAAGCTTGTTTGTGATTGGTATTATTTTTATGCTTACACAACTGTTCGCAGAAAGATATCAAAATCATCTCGATACAGCTCAGTTATATCCTTTTTCAAAAGCGACATTTGCCATGTCCTCTCTTGGAGTTGGGGTGAGCTATGTAACCGTGCTGTTTATTGGAATCTGTGGATTTTCTTTTCTAGTGGGAAGTCTGATAAGTGGTTTTGGACAGTTAGATTATCCATACCCGTTCTATAGCTTAACCAATCAAGAGGTAACTATTGGAAAAATACAAGATGTGTTATTTCCTAGCTTGCTCTTAGCTTTCTTAGCCTTTATCGTCATTGTGGAAGTCGTCTACTTGATTGCTTACTTTTTCAAGCAAAAAATGCCTGTTCTCTTTCTTTCACTCATTGGGATTGTTGGCTTGTTGTTTGGTATCCAAACGATCCAGCCTCTTCAGAGTATTGCACATCTGATTCCCTTTACTTACTTGCGTTCAGTAGAGATTTTATCTGGAAGATTACCTAAGCAAATTGATAATATCAATCTAAATTGGAGCATGGGGATGGTCTTACTTCCTTGCCTGATTATCCTTTTGTTAGTGGGGATTCTATTTATCGAAAGATGGGGAAGTTCACGTAAAAAGGAAGTTTTTAATAGGTCTTAG
- a CDS encoding DNA internalization-related competence protein ComEC/Rec2 — protein sequence MSQWIKNFPIPLIYLSFLLLWPYYAIFSVSYLALLGFVFLLICLFFQFPWKSAGRVLAICGVFGIWFLFQNWQQTQASQNLADSVERVRILPDTIKVNGDSLSFRGKAEGRTFQVYYKLQSEEEKELFQALTDLHEIEIEGKLSEPEVQRNFGGFNYQAYLKTQGIYQILTIKSIQSMKQVRSWDIGENLSGLRRKAVVWIKMRFPDPMRNYMTGLLLGHLDTDFEEMNELYSSLGIIHLFALSGMQVGFFMDAFKKLLLRLGLTQEKLKWLTYPFSLIYAGLTGFSASVIRSLLQKLLAQHGVKGLDNFALTILGLFIIMPNFFLTAGGVLSCAYAFILTMTSKEGEGLKAVARESLVISLGILPILSFYFAEFQPWSILLTFVFSFLFDVVFLPLLSILFILSFVYPVTQFNFVFEWLENIIRLVSQLASRPLVFGQPNAWLLILLLVSLALVYDMRKNIKRLAGFSLFIVGLFFLTKHPLENEIIMLDVGQGESIFLRDVTGKTILIDVGGKAESDKKIQAWQEKATTNNAQRTLIPYLKSRGVDKIDQLILTNTDKEHIGDLLEVTKAFHVGEILVSKGSLTQKEFVAELEASQNKVRSVVAGENFPIFGSFLEVLSPRKIGDGNRDDSLVLYGKLLDKHFLFTGNLKEKGEKDLLKQYPGLEVDVLKAGQHGAKTSSNPAFLEKIKPEITLISVGKSNRAKLPHQETLTRLESIKSNIYRTDQQGAIRFTGWNSWRIETVR from the coding sequence ATGTCACAGTGGATTAAGAATTTCCCTATCCCCCTAATCTATCTGAGTTTTCTGTTACTCTGGCCTTACTATGCCATTTTCTCAGTATCTTATCTTGCTTTACTAGGCTTTGTTTTTCTACTCATCTGTCTCTTTTTTCAATTTCCTTGGAAATCGGCCGGTAGAGTTCTAGCGATTTGTGGAGTTTTTGGAATTTGGTTTTTGTTTCAAAATTGGCAACAGACACAAGCAAGTCAAAACCTAGCGGATTCTGTTGAGAGGGTACGGATTTTACCAGATACCATCAAAGTCAATGGAGACAGTCTGTCCTTTCGGGGCAAGGCTGAGGGCCGCACCTTCCAAGTTTATTATAAGCTACAGTCCGAGGAAGAGAAAGAGCTCTTTCAGGCCTTAACAGACCTTCATGAGATAGAGATAGAAGGAAAACTTTCAGAGCCTGAAGTTCAGAGGAATTTTGGTGGCTTTAACTACCAAGCCTATCTGAAGACTCAAGGAATTTACCAAATTTTGACTATCAAGAGTATCCAGTCAATGAAACAGGTTAGAAGTTGGGATATAGGAGAAAATCTGTCTGGTTTACGTCGGAAGGCTGTAGTTTGGATCAAGATGCGCTTTCCAGATCCTATGCGCAATTATATGACAGGTCTTCTTTTAGGACATTTGGACACGGACTTTGAGGAGATGAATGAGCTCTATTCCAGTCTTGGAATTATCCATCTCTTTGCCTTGTCGGGTATGCAGGTAGGCTTTTTCATGGATGCCTTTAAGAAACTCCTCTTGCGATTGGGCTTAACTCAAGAAAAGTTGAAGTGGCTAACTTATCCCTTTTCTCTTATCTATGCAGGTCTGACAGGATTTTCAGCATCTGTTATTCGCAGTCTCTTGCAAAAGTTACTGGCCCAACATGGTGTTAAGGGTTTGGATAATTTTGCCTTGACGATCCTTGGCCTCTTTATCATCATGCCCAACTTTTTCTTGACAGCAGGAGGAGTCTTGTCCTGCGCATACGCTTTTATCTTGACCATGACTAGTAAAGAAGGGGAGGGACTCAAGGCTGTTGCTAGAGAAAGTCTGGTCATTTCCTTGGGAATATTGCCTATTCTATCCTTCTATTTTGCAGAATTTCAGCCTTGGTCTATCCTTTTGACCTTTGTATTTTCCTTTCTGTTTGATGTGGTCTTTTTGCCACTTTTGTCCATCTTATTTATTCTGTCTTTTGTTTACCCAGTCACTCAGTTTAACTTTGTCTTTGAGTGGTTGGAGAACATCATTCGCTTGGTATCGCAGCTGGCAAGCAGGCCTCTGGTCTTTGGTCAACCCAATGCATGGCTGTTGATTCTACTGTTAGTTTCATTAGCCTTGGTCTATGACATGAGGAAAAACATCAAAAGACTAGCAGGATTTAGTCTCTTTATTGTGGGTCTCTTTTTCCTGACCAAGCATCCACTTGAAAATGAAATCATCATGTTGGATGTGGGGCAAGGTGAAAGTATTTTCCTACGGGATGTAACTGGTAAAACCATTCTCATAGATGTGGGTGGTAAGGCAGAATCTGACAAGAAAATCCAAGCTTGGCAAGAAAAGGCGACAACCAACAATGCCCAGAGAACCTTGATTCCCTATCTTAAAAGTCGAGGAGTAGACAAGATTGACCAGCTGATTTTGACAAATACAGATAAGGAGCATATTGGCGATTTGCTGGAGGTAACCAAGGCTTTTCATGTCGGAGAGATTTTAGTATCAAAAGGAAGTCTGACACAGAAGGAATTTGTAGCGGAACTAGAAGCAAGTCAAAACAAGGTACGTAGTGTGGTAGCTGGGGAGAATTTCCCGATTTTTGGCAGTTTCTTAGAAGTCCTATCTCCAAGGAAGATTGGAGATGGGAATCGTGATGATTCTCTGGTTCTTTATGGAAAACTTTTGGATAAGCACTTTCTCTTCACAGGAAATTTGAAAGAGAAGGGAGAGAAGGATCTTCTAAAGCAATACCCTGGCTTAGAGGTGGATGTCCTGAAAGCAGGCCAACATGGTGCTAAAACCTCATCAAATCCAGCTTTCCTAGAAAAAATCAAACCAGAAATTACTCTCATTTCAGTCGGAAAGAGCAATCGTGCGAAACTCCCCCATCAGGAAACCTTGACACGACTGGAAAGTATCAAGAGTAATATCTACCGAACTGACCAGCAAGGGGCTATCCGCTTTACAGGGTGGAATAGTTGGAGAATTGAAACGGTTCGTTAG
- the rpmI gene encoding 50S ribosomal protein L35, which produces MPKQKTHRASAKRFKRTGSGGLKRFRAYTSHRFHGKTKKQRRHLRKASMVHSGDFKRIKAMLTRLK; this is translated from the coding sequence ATGCCAAAACAAAAAACACACCGCGCATCAGCTAAACGTTTCAAACGTACAGGTTCTGGTGGACTTAAACGTTTCCGTGCTTACACTTCTCACCGTTTCCACGGAAAAACTAAGAAACAACGTCGTCATCTTCGTAAAGCATCTATGGTGCATTCAGGAGATTTCAAACGTATCAAAGCAATGCTTACTCGCTTGAAATAA
- a CDS encoding ATP-binding cassette domain-containing protein, which translates to MINLTHVTLKTRQVILQDVDFTFKKGRIYGLLAINGSGKTTLFRAMSKLLPLSSGHIAVPPSLFYYESVEWLDGNLSGMDYLRLIKNIWKSDLNLRDEIDYWEMSDYINLPIRKYSLGMKQRLVIAMYFLSQAKCWLMDEITNGLDEYYRQKFFDRLAQIDRKEQLVLLSSHYKEELMEICDSIVTIRQGQIEEVPL; encoded by the coding sequence ATGATAAATCTTACTCATGTTACCTTAAAAACGCGACAAGTCATCTTGCAAGATGTTGATTTCACCTTTAAAAAGGGTAGGATTTATGGCCTTCTTGCTATCAATGGCTCGGGAAAGACGACACTATTCCGAGCTATGAGCAAGTTGCTTCCCCTTAGTAGTGGACACATCGCAGTTCCTCCTTCTTTGTTTTATTATGAGAGCGTTGAATGGCTGGATGGAAACTTAAGTGGGATGGACTACCTTCGTCTCATAAAAAACATCTGGAAGTCAGACCTAAACTTGAGGGATGAAATTGATTACTGGGAAATGTCTGACTATATCAACCTTCCCATCCGCAAGTATTCCTTAGGGATGAAGCAACGCTTGGTGATTGCTATGTATTTCCTCAGTCAGGCGAAATGCTGGCTCATGGATGAGATAACAAATGGCTTAGATGAGTATTATCGACAGAAGTTTTTTGATAGGCTGGCACAAATCGATAGAAAAGAACAGCTGGTTCTTTTGAGTTCCCACTACAAAGAGGAGTTAATGGAGATTTGCGATAGCATCGTAACCATTCGTCAGGGGCAGATAGAAGAGGTTCCGTTATGA
- a CDS encoding YozE family protein — translation MRKSFYTWLMTERNPKSNSPKAILADLAFEESAFPKHTDDFDEVSRFLEEHASFSFNLGDFDAIWQEYLEH, via the coding sequence TTGAGAAAATCATTTTACACTTGGCTCATGACCGAGCGCAATCCTAAAAGTAATAGTCCCAAAGCCATTTTGGCAGATCTCGCTTTTGAGGAGTCAGCTTTTCCAAAACACACAGATGATTTTGATGAGGTGAGTCGCTTTTTGGAGGAGCATGCCAGCTTCTCTTTTAACCTAGGAGACTTTGACGCCATCTGGCAAGAATACTTAGAACACTAG